The following are encoded in a window of Saccharothrix longispora genomic DNA:
- a CDS encoding nicotinate phosphoribosyltransferase produces MSTSLFTDHYELTMLAAALRDGTADRSCVFEVFARRLPEGRRYGVVAGTGRLLDAITSFTFGPDELELLDRTGVVDRATLDWLADYRFTGDVDGYPEGELYFPGSPVLSVRAPFGVGVVLETLALSILNHDSAIASAAARMVGAANGRRMIEMGSRRTHEEAAVSSARAAYLAGFTATSNLEAARRHGIPTAGTCAHAFTLLHDTEEEAFRAQVDALGVDTTLLVDTYDITNGIRTAVEVAGPELGAVRIDSGDLGVLARQARDQLDSLGARKTRIVVSGDLDEYAIAMLRAEPVDAYGVGTSLVTGSGAPTAGMVYKLVEVEGRPVAKRSSHKESRGGRKDALRRHKETGTALEEVVFPHDERPEPGDHDRLLPVALVREGRRVEGLDTLAESRERLRAALVTVPWEGLKLSRGEPAIPTTFL; encoded by the coding sequence ATGTCGACGTCCCTGTTCACCGACCACTACGAGCTGACGATGCTGGCCGCGGCGTTGCGCGACGGCACCGCGGACCGGTCCTGCGTCTTCGAGGTCTTCGCCCGCAGGCTGCCCGAGGGAAGGCGCTACGGCGTGGTCGCGGGCACCGGGAGGCTGCTCGACGCCATCACCTCGTTCACGTTCGGCCCGGACGAGCTGGAGCTGCTGGACCGCACGGGCGTGGTCGACCGCGCGACCCTGGACTGGCTGGCCGACTACCGCTTCACCGGTGACGTCGACGGCTACCCGGAGGGCGAGCTGTACTTCCCGGGTTCGCCGGTCCTGTCCGTGCGCGCCCCGTTCGGGGTGGGCGTGGTGCTGGAGACGCTGGCCCTGTCGATCCTGAACCACGACAGCGCCATCGCCTCGGCCGCCGCCCGGATGGTGGGCGCCGCGAACGGCCGCCGCATGATCGAGATGGGTTCGCGCCGCACGCACGAGGAGGCGGCCGTGTCGTCGGCGCGCGCCGCGTACCTGGCGGGTTTCACCGCGACGTCGAACCTGGAGGCGGCGCGGCGGCACGGCATCCCGACCGCCGGGACGTGCGCGCACGCGTTCACCCTGCTGCACGACACCGAGGAGGAGGCGTTCCGCGCGCAGGTGGACGCGCTGGGCGTCGACACCACGCTGCTGGTCGACACCTACGACATCACCAACGGCATCAGGACGGCCGTCGAGGTGGCCGGGCCGGAGCTGGGCGCGGTGCGGATCGACTCGGGCGACCTGGGCGTGCTGGCGCGGCAGGCGCGGGACCAGCTCGACTCGCTGGGCGCGCGGAAGACCCGGATCGTGGTGTCCGGCGACCTGGACGAGTACGCGATCGCGATGCTGCGGGCCGAGCCGGTGGACGCCTACGGCGTGGGCACGTCGCTGGTCACGGGCTCGGGCGCGCCGACCGCGGGCATGGTCTACAAGCTCGTCGAGGTCGAGGGGCGGCCGGTGGCGAAGCGCAGCTCGCACAAGGAGTCGCGCGGCGGGCGCAAGGACGCGCTGCGGCGGCACAAGGAGACGGGCACCGCGCTGGAGGAGGTCGTGTTCCCGCACGACGAGCGGCCCGAGCCGGGTGACCACGACCGGTTGCTGCCGGTGGCGCTGGTCCGGGAGGGGCGTCGGG
- the clpS gene encoding ATP-dependent Clp protease adapter ClpS — MTTPVEQERTQVEPTAEEVRSEDRPWQTLVWNDPVNLMSYVTYVLQKLFGYSRDHATKLMLDVHHKGRAIVSSGSKDKVEADVAKLHAAGLWATMQRSS, encoded by the coding sequence ATGACCACGCCCGTCGAGCAGGAGCGGACGCAGGTTGAGCCGACCGCCGAGGAGGTCCGCTCCGAGGACCGCCCCTGGCAGACCCTGGTCTGGAACGACCCGGTCAACCTGATGTCCTACGTGACGTACGTGTTGCAGAAGCTGTTCGGCTACAGCCGCGACCACGCGACGAAGCTGATGCTGGACGTCCACCACAAGGGCAGGGCGATCGTGTCGTCCGGGAGCAAGGACAAGGTGGAGGCCGACGTGGCGAAGCTGCACGCGGCGGGGCTCTGGGCGACCATGCAGCGTTCGTCGTGA
- a CDS encoding DUF2017 domain-containing protein — MKKWSRTGDQVLGRFDRQEAAVVRGLVSQIQDMLAARADEAPQDELAELTGIRTGPSTPPDDPILGRLLPDFHRLDPDAPDPSDVDSANALRSLHEPELLDLKTGVAAVVLDTCPADGGEVRLGLEQAEAWLSALNDVRLALGTALDVQEDMPEELPPDDPRSPHLGVYHWLTWVQETLVEAVMD, encoded by the coding sequence GTGAAGAAGTGGAGCCGCACCGGCGACCAGGTCCTCGGCCGGTTCGACCGGCAGGAGGCCGCCGTGGTGCGCGGCCTGGTCAGCCAGATCCAGGACATGCTCGCCGCCCGCGCCGACGAGGCGCCGCAGGACGAGCTGGCCGAGCTGACCGGCATCCGCACCGGCCCCTCCACGCCGCCCGACGACCCGATCCTCGGCCGGCTGCTGCCCGACTTCCACCGCCTCGACCCGGACGCGCCCGACCCGTCGGACGTCGACTCGGCCAACGCCCTGCGCTCGCTGCACGAGCCCGAGCTGCTGGACCTGAAGACCGGTGTGGCCGCCGTGGTGCTGGACACGTGCCCGGCGGACGGCGGCGAGGTGCGGTTGGGGCTGGAGCAGGCCGAGGCGTGGCTGTCGGCGCTCAACGACGTCCGCCTGGCCCTGGGCACGGCGCTGGACGTGCAGGAGGACATGCCCGAGGAGCTGCCGCCCGACGACCCGCGCTCGCCCCACCTGGGCGTCTACCACTGGCTCACCTGGGTCCAGGAGACCCTGGTCGAAGCGGTCATGGACTGA
- a CDS encoding peptidase S58, DmpA yields the protein MLVGRAPGVVVLLAPGGAVAGVDVRGAPVGTRELDLLDPTTLVRHVHAVVLCGGGLAAAEEVVGWLAAREVGFPVGASPSEVVPIVSAAAALGLPAGDGRAACEAAREERPSAVALVGDTAVGLVVVEADLSQAECRRVAVSARDGFARAGVLVPATVFAVASGVASEVPLDVLCARAAEALEAAVTAG from the coding sequence ATGCTCGTCGGCCGGGCGCCCGGCGTCGTGGTGCTGCTCGCGCCGGGTGGCGCGGTGGCGGGCGTCGACGTCCGGGGCGCGCCGGTCGGCACGCGCGAGCTGGACCTGCTGGACCCCACGACGCTGGTGCGGCACGTGCACGCGGTCGTGCTGTGCGGTGGCGGGCTCGCCGCCGCCGAGGAGGTCGTGGGGTGGCTGGCGGCGCGCGAGGTGGGGTTCCCGGTGGGCGCCTCGCCGTCCGAGGTGGTGCCGATCGTGTCCGCCGCCGCCGCTCTGGGGCTGCCCGCGGGGGACGGGCGCGCGGCCTGCGAGGCCGCCCGGGAGGAGCGGCCGTCGGCCGTGGCGCTGGTCGGCGACACGGCGGTGGGGTTGGTGGTGGTCGAGGCCGACCTGAGCCAGGCCGAGTGCCGGCGGGTGGCCGTGTCGGCCCGGGACGGGTTCGCGCGGGCCGGGGTGCTCGTGCCCGCCACGGTGTTCGCGGTGGCCTCGGGAGTCGCCTCCGAGGTGCCCCTGGACGTGCTGTGCGCCCGGGCCGCCGAGGCGCTGGAGGCCGCGGTCACGGCCGGCTGA
- a CDS encoding DUF2231 domain-containing protein has product MSGVQKLLRWVETSPAVDKAAGALAELVPAALRRQEVTNLLRTRALGRPVHPAVVVLPMSFYAASAALDLAPGGSTASRALIGAGLATAPAALATELAEYGTLGRAERRTAFVHLAANATATACYLTSFRLRGHGFGLVARVVSAVGLAALATGGALSAHQALIRSPEAVAASGGRLAEEPV; this is encoded by the coding sequence ATGTCTGGCGTGCAGAAGCTGCTCAGGTGGGTCGAGACCAGTCCAGCGGTGGACAAGGCGGCCGGTGCGCTGGCCGAACTGGTGCCCGCCGCCCTGCGGCGGCAGGAGGTGACGAACCTCCTGCGCACGCGCGCCCTGGGCAGGCCGGTGCACCCGGCCGTCGTGGTGCTGCCCATGAGCTTCTACGCCGCCTCCGCCGCCCTGGACCTCGCGCCCGGCGGGAGCACCGCGTCCCGCGCGCTCATCGGGGCCGGGCTGGCCACCGCGCCCGCCGCGCTGGCCACCGAGCTGGCCGAGTACGGCACCCTGGGCCGGGCCGAGCGGCGCACCGCGTTCGTGCACCTCGCGGCCAACGCGACGGCCACCGCGTGCTACCTCACGTCGTTCCGCCTGCGCGGGCACGGGTTCGGGCTGGTCGCGCGGGTCGTGTCGGCGGTGGGGCTCGCGGCGCTGGCCACCGGTGGGGCCCTCAGCGCCCACCAGGCCCTGATCAGGTCCCCCGAGGCGGTGGCCGCGAGCGGCGGCCGGCTGGCCGAGGAGCCGGTGTAG
- a CDS encoding M67 family metallopeptidase, with amino-acid sequence MLVIRRDLVDAMVAHARRDHPDEACGIIAGPEGSDRPERFIAMDNAERSPTFYRFDSMEQLRVHRELERNDEETIVVYHSHTSTEAYPSRTDVSYASEPNAHYVLVSTRDPEQHELRSYRIVDGVVTEEPVEVVESYMFAHTGSDDTPDCP; translated from the coding sequence GTGCTGGTGATTCGCCGTGACCTCGTGGACGCGATGGTGGCGCACGCCCGTCGCGACCACCCGGACGAGGCGTGCGGGATCATCGCTGGTCCGGAGGGGTCCGACCGCCCCGAGCGGTTCATCGCGATGGACAACGCCGAGCGCTCGCCCACGTTCTACCGCTTCGACTCGATGGAGCAGCTCCGGGTGCACCGCGAGCTGGAGCGCAACGACGAAGAGACGATCGTCGTGTACCACTCGCACACCTCCACCGAGGCGTACCCGTCGCGCACGGACGTCTCCTACGCGTCCGAGCCGAACGCGCACTACGTCCTGGTCTCCACCCGCGACCCGGAGCAGCACGAGCTGCGCTCCTACCGCATCGTGGACGGCGTGGTGACCGAGGAACCGGTCGAGGTCGTCGAGTCGTACATGTTCGCGCACACCGGCTCCGACGACACGCCCGACTGTCCCTGA
- a CDS encoding MoaD/ThiS family protein, whose translation MAVTVSIPTILRTHTGGQKSVEAAGATLAEVIDDLETNHGGLKQRLVKEGALHRFVNVYVNDEDVRFAGGLEAAVKDGDTVTILPAVAGG comes from the coding sequence ATGGCCGTCACCGTCTCCATCCCCACGATCCTGCGCACCCACACCGGTGGGCAGAAGTCCGTCGAGGCCGCGGGCGCCACGCTCGCCGAGGTCATCGACGACCTGGAGACCAACCACGGTGGCCTGAAGCAGCGCCTGGTCAAGGAGGGCGCGCTCCACCGGTTCGTCAACGTCTACGTCAACGACGAGGACGTGCGCTTCGCGGGTGGCCTGGAGGCCGCCGTGAAGGACGGCGACACCGTGACGATCCTGCCCGCCGTCGCGGGCGGCTGA
- a CDS encoding PLP-dependent cysteine synthase family protein — protein MARYDSLLDAVGGTPLVGLPRLSPSKDVRLWAKLEDRNPTGSIKDRPVLMMIEEAERSGVLTPGCTILEPTSGNTGIALAMAAKLKGYGLVCVMPENTSAERKQLLQAYGARIVFSPAAGGSNQAVATAKELAAQNPDWVMLYQYGNPANPGAHYHGTGPELLKDLPTITHFVAGLGTTGTLVGVGRYLREHKPDVQVIAAEPRYGELVYGLRNLDEGFVPELYDAEVLTGRYSVGSYDALRRTRQLLEVEGIFAGISTGAILHAALAAAEKAVAKGEPADVAFVVCDAGWKYLSTGAYAGTLDEAAERLDGHLWA, from the coding sequence GTGGCCAGGTACGACTCCCTGCTCGACGCGGTCGGCGGCACCCCCCTGGTGGGGCTGCCGCGGCTGTCGCCGTCGAAGGACGTGCGGCTGTGGGCGAAGCTGGAGGACCGGAACCCGACCGGCTCGATCAAGGACCGCCCCGTCCTGATGATGATCGAGGAGGCCGAGCGCTCGGGCGTGCTCACGCCGGGCTGCACGATCCTGGAGCCGACGTCGGGCAACACGGGCATCGCCCTGGCCATGGCGGCGAAGCTCAAGGGCTACGGCCTGGTGTGCGTGATGCCGGAGAACACCTCGGCGGAGCGCAAGCAGCTGCTCCAGGCGTACGGCGCGCGGATCGTGTTCTCGCCCGCCGCCGGCGGTTCCAACCAGGCCGTGGCCACCGCCAAGGAACTCGCCGCGCAGAACCCCGACTGGGTGATGCTCTACCAGTACGGGAACCCGGCGAACCCCGGCGCGCACTACCACGGCACCGGACCGGAGCTGCTGAAGGACCTGCCGACGATCACGCACTTCGTCGCGGGCCTGGGCACCACCGGCACCCTCGTCGGCGTCGGCCGCTACCTGCGCGAGCACAAGCCGGACGTGCAGGTCATCGCGGCCGAGCCGCGGTACGGCGAGCTGGTGTACGGCCTGCGCAACCTCGACGAGGGGTTCGTGCCGGAGCTGTACGACGCCGAGGTGCTGACCGGCCGCTACTCGGTGGGCTCCTACGACGCCCTGCGCCGCACCCGGCAGCTGCTGGAGGTGGAGGGCATCTTCGCGGGCATCTCCACCGGCGCGATCCTGCACGCGGCGCTGGCCGCGGCGGAGAAGGCGGTGGCGAAGGGCGAGCCGGCGGACGTGGCGTTCGTGGTGTGCGACGCGGGCTGGAAGTACCTGTCCACCGGCGCGTACGCGGGCACGTTGGACGAGGCCGCGGAACGCCTCGACGGCCACCTCTGGGCCTGA
- a CDS encoding extracellular catalytic domain type 1 short-chain-length polyhydroxyalkanoate depolymerase, whose amino-acid sequence MRAKLSAVLAAVAATAAFVLAVVAAPQASAATLTEVTGFGANPSNLRMQIYVPDRTQARPPVLLAVHYCTGTGQAFYSGTEFARLADQYGFIVIYPTATRSGGCYDVSSPQALRRDGGSDPVGLASMVRYALQRYNGDASRVFVTGVSSGAMTTNVMLANYPDVFAAGAAFAGVPASCFATTDGSSWNSACANGQVDKTPQEWGNLVRAAYPGYSGARPRMQLWHGTADDTLRYPNFTEEIEQWTNVHGLSTTPTSTDSPQSGWTRTRYGTAVEAISLQGTGHNVLGSGMALRAIQFFGLDRNDPTTSTTTSTTTSTTTTTTTTTTSTTTTTTTPPGGACRVTYSVNAWNTGLTANITIANTGATAVNGWQLAFTLPSGQTITGGWSATYSPTSGAVTARNVNYNPTINAGASIGIGLQANHNGNTGKPSAFTLNGAACTVA is encoded by the coding sequence GTGAGGGCGAAGCTGAGCGCGGTCCTGGCCGCCGTCGCCGCGACCGCGGCGTTCGTGCTGGCCGTCGTCGCGGCACCTCAGGCGTCGGCCGCGACGCTCACCGAGGTCACCGGGTTCGGCGCGAACCCCAGCAACCTCCGCATGCAGATCTACGTGCCGGACCGCACCCAGGCCCGACCGCCCGTGCTGCTGGCCGTGCACTACTGCACCGGCACGGGCCAGGCGTTCTACTCCGGCACGGAGTTCGCCCGGCTCGCCGACCAGTACGGGTTCATCGTGATCTACCCGACGGCGACCCGGTCGGGGGGCTGCTACGACGTGTCCTCGCCGCAGGCCCTGCGCCGCGACGGTGGCAGCGACCCGGTCGGTCTCGCGTCGATGGTCCGGTACGCGCTCCAGCGCTACAACGGCGACGCGTCCCGGGTGTTCGTCACCGGCGTGTCCTCGGGCGCGATGACCACGAACGTCATGCTCGCCAACTACCCGGACGTGTTCGCGGCCGGCGCGGCGTTCGCGGGCGTCCCGGCGAGCTGCTTCGCCACGACCGACGGCTCGTCGTGGAACAGCGCGTGCGCCAACGGGCAGGTCGACAAGACCCCGCAGGAGTGGGGCAACCTGGTGCGCGCCGCCTACCCGGGCTACTCGGGCGCGCGGCCGCGGATGCAGCTGTGGCACGGCACCGCCGACGACACGCTGCGCTACCCGAACTTCACCGAAGAGATCGAGCAGTGGACCAACGTCCACGGCCTGTCGACCACGCCGACGTCCACGGACAGCCCGCAGTCGGGCTGGACCCGCACCCGGTACGGGACGGCGGTCGAGGCGATCTCGTTGCAGGGCACCGGGCACAACGTGCTGGGCTCGGGCATGGCGCTGCGGGCCATCCAGTTCTTCGGCCTGGACCGCAACGACCCCACGACCAGCACGACGACCAGCACCACCACCAGCACGACGACGACCACCACCACGACCACCACCAGCACGACGACCACGACCACGACCCCGCCCGGCGGGGCCTGCCGCGTCACGTACTCGGTCAACGCGTGGAACACCGGCCTCACCGCGAACATCACCATCGCCAACACCGGCGCCACCGCGGTCAACGGCTGGCAGCTGGCCTTCACGCTGCCGAGCGGCCAGACCATCACCGGTGGCTGGAGCGCCACCTACTCGCCCACCAGCGGCGCGGTGACGGCGCGCAACGTCAACTACAACCCGACCATCAACGCCGGCGCGTCGATCGGCATCGGCCTCCAGGCCAACCACAACGGCAACACCGGAAAACCGTCCGCGTTCACCCTCAACGGCGCGGCCTGCACCGTCGCCTGA
- a CDS encoding polysaccharide deacetylase family protein, giving the protein MLLRTLLAAAVLAVVPATAVSTAVVPAAAGAAPACGGYVALTYDDGPSAQFTRPLLNALRSAGARATFFDLGSRVQQQAHLARETTSAGMWIANHSWSHPYLTNLGAAAVAKELGDTQNAIRNATGRTPTLFRPPYGATNATVQNEARKLGLTQVTWSVDSQDWNGASTDSIVRTVTAANAGAIVLMHDGYQSTVNAVPRIVQGLAAKGLCPGRIDDNGRVVAP; this is encoded by the coding sequence ATGCTCTTGAGAACCCTTCTCGCCGCCGCCGTGCTGGCGGTGGTCCCCGCCACGGCGGTCTCCACAGCGGTGGTCCCCGCCGCGGCGGGGGCCGCTCCCGCGTGCGGCGGGTACGTGGCCCTCACCTACGACGACGGGCCCAGCGCGCAGTTCACCCGTCCCCTGCTGAACGCGCTGCGCTCGGCGGGCGCGCGGGCGACGTTCTTCGACCTGGGGTCGCGCGTGCAGCAGCAGGCGCACCTGGCGCGCGAGACCACGTCGGCGGGCATGTGGATCGCGAACCACTCGTGGTCGCACCCGTACCTGACGAACCTGGGCGCGGCGGCCGTCGCCAAGGAACTCGGTGACACGCAGAACGCGATCCGCAACGCCACCGGCCGGACCCCGACGCTGTTCCGCCCGCCCTACGGCGCGACGAACGCGACCGTGCAGAACGAGGCGCGCAAGCTCGGCCTGACCCAGGTCACCTGGTCGGTCGACTCCCAGGACTGGAACGGCGCGTCGACGGACTCCATCGTCCGCACGGTGACCGCCGCGAACGCGGGGGCGATCGTCCTGATGCACGACGGGTACCAGAGCACGGTCAACGCGGTGCCGCGGATCGTGCAGGGCCTGGCCGCCAAGGGGCTGTGCCCGGGCCGCATCGACGACAACGGACGGGTGGTGGCGCCGTGA
- a CDS encoding cytidine deaminase family protein, with protein MQPTDDDRALLATAIAAARERTRWRHHTVAAAGRAPDGRVFTGLNVFHFTGGPCAELVVLGAAAAEGVYELDAIAAADTTGVITPCGRCRQVLSDLVPDVRVVVGVDEVVPVTVLLPGAYRWSEHLADLERRSREP; from the coding sequence GTGCAGCCGACCGACGACGACCGCGCCCTGCTGGCCACCGCCATCGCCGCGGCCCGCGAGCGCACGAGGTGGCGGCACCACACGGTGGCCGCCGCGGGCCGTGCCCCGGACGGCCGCGTCTTCACCGGCCTCAACGTCTTCCACTTCACGGGTGGCCCGTGCGCCGAGCTGGTCGTCCTCGGCGCCGCCGCGGCGGAGGGCGTCTACGAGCTGGACGCGATCGCCGCCGCCGACACCACCGGCGTGATCACCCCGTGCGGGCGCTGCCGCCAGGTCCTGTCGGACCTCGTGCCCGACGTGCGCGTCGTCGTGGGCGTCGACGAGGTCGTCCCGGTGACCGTGCTGCTGCCCGGCGCCTACCGCTGGTCGGAACACCTGGCGGACCTGGAGCGGCGCAGCCGGGAACCGTAG
- a CDS encoding MBL fold metallo-hydrolase: MQLTVLGCSGSAPGPRLPTSGYLVSAGGVRIVLELGGGVFGALTRHCDPFDLDAVLLSHLHLDHCADFSALTVHRRGHPEPPFDVREHRLPVFAPSHAPSRLAAAHAADRAELARLDLRTTFDFVPLKPGRYEVGDVAVEVAAAKHICEAYAFRLTHEGSSLVFTGDTVPCRELVDLARGADLLLADAAWRAQAGRANYLHMSGREAGEVAREAGVGRLVLTHVLPWSDSAGVLADAAEAFPGPVALAAPDEVYEV; this comes from the coding sequence ATGCAATTGACGGTGCTCGGGTGTTCGGGCAGCGCGCCCGGACCGCGACTGCCGACGTCCGGCTACCTGGTGTCGGCGGGCGGGGTCCGCATCGTGCTGGAACTCGGCGGCGGCGTGTTCGGCGCGTTGACGCGGCACTGCGACCCGTTCGACCTCGACGCCGTGCTGCTGTCGCACCTGCACCTCGACCACTGCGCGGACTTCAGCGCGCTCACCGTCCACCGCCGGGGGCACCCGGAGCCGCCGTTCGACGTGCGCGAGCACCGGCTGCCCGTGTTCGCCCCCTCGCACGCCCCGTCCCGGCTGGCCGCCGCGCACGCCGCCGACCGGGCCGAGCTGGCGCGGCTGGACCTGCGGACGACGTTCGACTTCGTGCCGCTCAAGCCCGGCCGCTACGAGGTGGGCGACGTGGCCGTCGAGGTGGCCGCCGCGAAGCACATCTGCGAGGCGTACGCGTTCCGCCTCACGCACGAGGGCTCGTCGCTGGTCTTCACCGGCGACACGGTGCCGTGCCGGGAACTGGTCGACCTGGCCCGGGGCGCGGACCTGCTGCTCGCCGACGCCGCGTGGCGCGCGCAGGCGGGCCGCGCCAACTACCTGCACATGAGCGGGCGCGAGGCGGGCGAGGTCGCGCGGGAGGCGGGCGTCGGGCGGCTCGTGCTCACCCACGTGCTGCCGTGGTCGGACAGCGCGGGCGTGCTCGCCGACGCGGCCGAGGCGTTCCCCGGCCCCGTGGCGCTCGCCGCGCCGGACGAGGTGTACGAGGTCTGA
- a CDS encoding SMP-30/gluconolactonase/LRE family protein produces the protein MPIDVAVRTEAALGEAPTWDHSSGTLLWVDVLGSEVHRYSPHNGDDAVLEVPQHVGAAKPRSRGGLVLNLRDGVALVDRDGTKTWLVYWARDGVRGNDAAIDPAGRLWAGTMRYDEDPGGWLARVEPSGDAKVVLDGVGVSNGIGWSPDGSLMYYVDSSERRVDVLDYDRDTGEARDRRPLVAVDRGVPDGLTVDASGAVWVALWGGSAVRRYTPEGELDAEVELPVGQPTACCFGGHDFTDLYVTTARTGLSGDALSELAGSVLVLPGAGEGLPSPAFAG, from the coding sequence GTGCCGATCGATGTCGCGGTGAGGACCGAAGCCGCCCTGGGCGAAGCGCCCACGTGGGACCACTCCAGCGGGACCCTGCTGTGGGTGGACGTGCTCGGCAGCGAGGTCCACCGCTACAGCCCCCACAACGGGGACGACGCGGTGCTGGAGGTGCCCCAGCACGTGGGCGCGGCCAAGCCCCGCTCGCGCGGCGGACTGGTGCTCAACCTCCGCGACGGCGTGGCGCTCGTCGACCGCGACGGCACCAAGACGTGGCTCGTGTACTGGGCGCGGGACGGCGTGCGCGGCAACGACGCGGCGATCGACCCGGCGGGTCGGCTGTGGGCGGGCACGATGCGCTACGACGAGGACCCCGGCGGGTGGCTGGCCCGCGTGGAGCCGAGCGGCGACGCGAAGGTCGTGCTCGACGGCGTGGGCGTGAGCAACGGCATCGGCTGGAGCCCGGACGGCTCGCTGATGTACTACGTCGACTCCTCGGAGCGGCGGGTCGACGTGCTGGACTACGACCGCGACACCGGTGAGGCGCGCGACCGCCGCCCGCTCGTCGCCGTGGACCGGGGCGTGCCGGACGGGCTGACCGTGGACGCGTCGGGTGCGGTCTGGGTGGCGCTGTGGGGCGGCTCGGCGGTGCGCCGGTACACCCCGGAGGGGGAGCTGGACGCGGAGGTCGAACTGCCCGTGGGCCAACCCACGGCGTGCTGCTTCGGCGGGCACGACTTCACCGACCTGTACGTGACGACGGCGCGCACCGGGCTGAGCGGGGACGCGCTGAGCGAGCTGGCCGGGTCGGTGCTCGTGCTGCCGGGTGCGGGCGAGGGCCTGCCGTCCCCCGCGTTCGCCGGCTGA
- a CDS encoding rhomboid family intramembrane serine protease, producing MDPTGPFASPAPAPVPATPKAAKPLSKRVVPPRPVLSAAVVLGFVGLLYVVEALDFVLGGRLDDDGVIPRDFSEWDNILWYPLLHGDWAHLTGNAVPLLVLGFLATSGGIKQFFQVTAVIWLTSGLGVWLFGSYASHIGASGLVFGFLVFLLVRGAFARSPLQILLAVVVFALYGAALWGVLPGQPGISWEGHLFGALGGLLAAWGVSRDARAGNARAAASLGA from the coding sequence GTGGACCCCACCGGCCCCTTCGCCTCACCGGCGCCCGCGCCGGTCCCCGCCACGCCCAAGGCGGCCAAGCCGCTGTCCAAGCGGGTCGTGCCGCCGCGCCCCGTGCTCTCCGCCGCGGTCGTGCTCGGCTTCGTCGGCCTGCTCTACGTGGTCGAGGCACTGGACTTCGTCCTCGGCGGGCGGCTCGACGACGACGGCGTCATCCCGCGCGACTTCTCCGAGTGGGACAACATCCTCTGGTACCCGCTCCTGCACGGCGACTGGGCGCACCTGACCGGCAACGCGGTGCCGCTGCTGGTCCTGGGCTTCCTGGCCACCTCGGGCGGGATCAAGCAGTTCTTCCAGGTCACCGCGGTCATCTGGCTCACCAGTGGCCTCGGCGTCTGGCTCTTCGGCTCCTACGCCAGCCACATCGGCGCGTCCGGCCTGGTCTTCGGCTTCCTGGTGTTCCTCCTGGTGCGCGGCGCGTTCGCGCGCAGCCCGCTCCAGATCCTCCTCGCGGTCGTGGTGTTCGCCCTCTACGGCGCGGCGCTGTGGGGCGTCCTGCCGGGCCAACCCGGCATCTCCTGGGAGGGGCACCTGTTCGGCGCGCTCGGCGGCCTGCTGGCCGCGTGGGGCGTCTCGCGGGACGCCCGGGCCGGGAACGCGAGGGCCGCGGCTAGTCTCGGGGCGTGA
- the murI gene encoding glutamate racemase, which yields MSTADSSIGIFDSGVGGLTVARAIMDQLPGERIRYVGDTAHAPYGPLPIAEVRRNALAVADQLVEDGVKLLVIACNTASAACLRDARERYDVPVVEVVLPAVRRAVATTRTGRVGVIGTQGTVTSGAYQDTFAAARDVRVTAAACPRFVDFVERGITSGRQVLGLAQAYLEPLQRAEVDTLVLGCTHYPLLTGVLQIVMGDGVTLVSSAEETVKDVVRVLTERDLFRDGPPDQRFACTGPVEPFARLARRFLPRLESASFHAHA from the coding sequence GTGAGCACAGCCGACTCGTCCATCGGGATCTTCGACTCCGGCGTGGGCGGGCTGACCGTGGCGCGGGCGATCATGGACCAGCTGCCCGGCGAGCGGATCAGGTACGTGGGCGACACCGCGCACGCCCCCTACGGCCCGCTGCCCATCGCCGAGGTGCGCCGCAACGCCCTCGCCGTCGCCGACCAGCTCGTCGAGGACGGCGTGAAGCTGCTCGTCATCGCCTGCAACACCGCCTCCGCGGCGTGCCTGCGCGACGCCCGCGAGCGCTACGACGTGCCCGTGGTCGAGGTCGTGCTGCCCGCCGTGCGCCGCGCCGTGGCGACCACCCGCACCGGGCGCGTCGGCGTGATCGGCACGCAGGGCACCGTGACCTCCGGCGCCTACCAGGACACGTTCGCCGCCGCGCGCGACGTCCGGGTGACCGCCGCCGCGTGCCCGAGGTTCGTCGACTTCGTGGAGCGCGGGATCACCTCCGGCCGCCAGGTCCTCGGCCTCGCGCAGGCGTACCTGGAACCGCTCCAGCGGGCCGAGGTCGACACGCTCGTGCTGGGCTGCACGCACTACCCGCTGCTGACCGGCGTGCTCCAGATCGTGATGGGCGACGGCGTGACGCTCGTCTCCAGCGCGGAGGAGACGGTGAAGGACGTCGTGCGCGTGCTCACCGAGCGCGACCTGTTCCGCGACGGCCCCCCGGACCAGCGGTTCGCCTGCACGGGACCCGTCGAACCGTTCGCCCGGCTGGCCCGGCGATTCCTGCCCCGGTTGGAAAGCGCCTCCTTCCACGCCCACGCGTGA